The genomic stretch GAGCAGCAGCCCTGGCTTTCCTGGGGCACGTTGGCTTGCAAGGATTGCACAGAGCCTGAGAGGGTGCCTGGGGTGGGTCACAATGGGCATGGTACCTTGCAGGAGCAGGAAAGGTGTGGGGCAGAAAGAGCTCCGGGTATCCCAGGAGAGACATGGGCCAGTTTCAGCAGGGGTATGGGAAGCCCAGTCTTGGCCTAGCCAGCCTGAGAGGCGCGTGGGGCAGACACCCGCAGCAGGAGGTGGAGGAACATGCCCAGAGGCGGAAGGAGCGCGCGGAGACCCCCCGGGGGCGCCGGAAGGGGCGCGCGCGGGGCGGTTGGCCGCAGCCGGGGCGGCCGTTGGCAAACTCCGGCCTGCCAGGCGAGGTCAGGCGTCTGGCCAGGCCCCGGCCACAATGACCAAGGACTCGCCCAACCCGTCGGGCGGTGGCCGCGCGTTGCCCAAGAAATCGGGCGGCCCTGGCCCGGCAGCGGCGGTGCTGGAGGAGCAGAGGCGGGAGCTGGAGAAGCTGCGGGCCGAGCTGGAGGCAGAGCGGGCGCGCGGGCGGGCCGAACGGCGGCACTTCGCGGCCCAGGCGCGCCAGCTGCGGGAGGCGGCCGAGCGAGAGCGGCAGCAGCTGTCCGACCATCTGCGCTCCAAGTGGGAGGCGCAGCGCGGCCAGGAGCTGCGGCAGCTGCAGGAGGAGGTGCAGCGGGAGCGCGAGGCCGAGATCCGGCAGCTGCTGCGCTGGAAGGAGGCCGAGATGcggcagctgcagcagctgttGCACCGCGAGCGCGACGGCGTGGTGCGCCAGGCGCGGGAGCTGCAGCGCCAGCTGGCCGAGGAGCTGGTGAACCGCGGCTACTGCTGCCGCGCGGCGGCGCCCGCGGTCTCCGCGGCGCAGTGTCGCTGTCGCCTGCAGGACGTGCTGGCGCAGCTGCGCTGGGAAACCGACGGTGAGCAAGCCGCGCGCATCCGCCACCTGCAGGCGGCGCGGGACGTGGAGCGCCAGCTCTTCCTCAAGTACATCCTGGAGCACTTTCGCTGGCACCCTGTTTTTCCCGGACCCCCGGGCCCCGGGGCCACGCACTCCTCAGAAGAGCCGCTCCTCGAGATCTCAGGCGGCGCTCACCACACCGCGAAGCCCGCCTGTCGGCTCGACTCTCTTGACACCCTGGGCGCCGGCGTCCGCGTCCGTTCCCGCTCCCTGGACCTGGTGTCCTCCGCGCGCTCCAGCTCCCCAAGCGGGCTGCTCTCCACGCGTGCCAGCTCCCTCGATTCCTTGGCACCAGAGCGTTCCCGCTCGCTCGACAGCACCCTGCGTCGCCCCAAGGCCTCCGTGCGCAAGGAGCCGGCCTCCTCTTCAGACACCTCCGTCTCGGGCTCCCAgagcccctccccgccgccgcccccgctcCCGCCACCGTCCGCACACGGGACATCGGGCGACCCACAGGGAAGAGAAGGCGCCGAGAGCAAGCCCTGCCACGCCCTGACCCCCTCGTCCCCGGGCCTGGACTGCCGCGAGCTGGCGAAGCAGAACTCGGAGCTGGCCGAGGCGTTGCAGGTGCTGGCGCGCCGCTGCTCCGACCTGCGCGAGGAGAACCTGCAGCTGCGGCGCGCCGGCGTCTCCGACCGGGCCGACGAGAAGGTGAAGCGGCTCAAGGTGAAGCACGCGGAGCTGGCGGGCCTCGCGCGGCGTCTGGAGGACCGCGCCCGCCTGCTGCAGGAGACCAACCTGCGGGCGGTGAGCGCGCCCGTGCCTTGCGAGAGTCGCACTAACCTGGAGCTGTGCCAGGCCTTTGCCCGCCTGCGCGCCCGGGACTTGTCTGAGCAGGCGAGCGCGCTGCTAGCCAAGGACAAGCAGATCGAAGAGCTGCGGCAGGAGTGCTACCTGCTGCAGGCGCGTGTCGCCTCGGGCCTCGGCAGTGACCCGCATCCTGGAGACGGCGCCGCCTGCGCCAGCGACTTAGACCGGCTGCACCGCCAGTCCCAGCGGGAAGTGCTGCGCCTGCAGAGGCAGCTGACGCTGCAGCAGGGCCACGGTGGCGCCCGGGCAGAGGCGGGAGGCCACAGCGGCCCCTGCAAGGAGACGCGACGCCAGGTGCAGGCGATGGAGCGCGAGCTGGGAGCGCGGCGCCGCGAGTGCGAGGAGCTGCGCGCCCAggcggcggcggggcggcggcgcggcgAGGAAGCGGAGGCACAGCTTCAGGCGGCGCTGCGCAAGGGCGCCTGGCTGGCGGAGGAGAACGCGCGGCTGCAGGCCCAGGCCGACTGGGTGCAGAAGGTGGCGGCTGAGAACAGCGACGTGCGCGGGCAGTTGGGCCTACTGGCTGAGCAGCTGCTGCAGCAGGCGGCCAGTGGACAGGacaggcagcagcagctgcagcacaACCTGCAGAAGGCTCTGTGCGACCTCCAAGCTGCTCGGCAGGAGATACAGGCACTGCAGTATCAGCCTGGCCACCCTCCAGAACAGCCCTGGGAGGCCACCCAAGCCCCAGAGTCCCAAACCGGGAGTAGCCGAAGGCCCAAGTCCCAGCCAAGGCCTGAAGATCATGCACAGTCACAGCCCAGCAGAGACAAACAGGAGAAAAGGGAAGCCCCCCTGGAGGTGAGTCCAGCTGCCCTCGGGGAGCCAGCCGGTGCCCCTCGGGTGCCAGACAGAGTCCCTCCAAGCCCGCCTCCGGACTCCAGGCCTCAGGCCAGGAAAACCAGCTCCCATTCGAACTCCTCCTCCGAGGTGGAGTCCATGTGGGCCACCGTGCCATCCTGCCCTACTCTGGACATGGACACTGCCAGTGAGGTGGATGATCTGGAGCCTGACAACGTGTCCCTGGCCCTGGAAGTGGGAGGCTCAGAGGCTTCTGCCGCCCCCAAGCTCAAGATTTTCCTGGCTCAATATAACTACAACCCATTTGAGGGGCCCAACGAGCACCCTGAGAGCGAGCTACCCCTCACAGCTGGGGACTATGTGTATATCTTCGGGGACATAGACGAGGATGGCTTCTATGAGGGGGAGCTTGAGGATGGCAGGCGGGGACTGGTGCCCTCCAACTTGGTGGAGCAGGTTCCAGACAGCAACATCGCAGGCTGCCTGCCCCCCAAGTCCCCTGACCTTGGCCTCACTCAGCTCTCAGCTGGGCAGGGCAAAGCTGCAAAAGAAGACAGTTTATTACCTGAGGAAGCCCAGGGAGCAGTGGACAGGGGGCTGTGCCAGACAGGAAAGGCAGGCCCCAAGGCAGAAGTACCGATAGACATGTCGCATACTGAGACAGAAACCCACCAGCTGGGCTCACTGCAGAGCTTCTCCAGACACCTTCGAGGGGCCAATGGGGTGTTCTGTGTGGCCCCCATGCAACTACACCTGCACAGTGTCACAGCCACATCAGCTAAGATCACCTGGGTCTACAGCAGTAGTAGCCACCCCCACGTGGTGTACCTCGATGACCAAGAGCACGCCCTGACCCCAGTGGGTGTGAGCTTCTACACCTTCCACGGCCTACGTCCTGGCACAAAATACCAGACACGCGTGGAGGTGCGGCTGCCGGGGTACCTGCTGCAGATGCCCTGGGAAACAATGTCCTCCACTATCACCTTTGACACACCTTTGGCAGGaccaccccaccctcctctgGACGTGCTGGTGGAGCGCCATGCCTCGCCAGGCCTCCTGATGGTCAGCTGGCTCCCCGTGACCATTGACTCTGCTGGGTCCTCCAACGGAGTCCAGGTCACTGGCTATGCTGTGTATGCTGATGGGTTAAAAGTTTCGGAGGTCGCTGATGCCACTGCCGGGAGCACTCTGTTGGAATTTTCTCAGCTGCAGATGCCCCTAACATGCCAGAAGGTCTCAGTGAGAACCATGTCACTCTGTGGTGAGTCTCTGGATTCAGTGCCAGCTCAGGTCCCTGAGGACTGCTTCCCATGGCACCAATTGCCAGAGACTCCTCCCTTTAGCTATACTTGTGGCGACCCATCCACCTGCAGAATCACCTTCCCCGTCTGCCCTCAGAAGCTGGCACTGGCTCCCCTGAGTGCCAAGGCCAGCCCCCATGCCCCTGGAAGCTGCAGGGAGCCCCAGGCGGAGTTCCTAGAAGCATTACCTGAAGAACCCCTGAGGAGGCAGTCTCTGAAGTCCAACCTAAGCTCAGAAGGAGAATGTCCAAGTTCAGGGGCTGGCAGCCAAGCCCAGCGGCTCACAGAGGCCCAGGAGGGCTGCAGAAAGGACCTGCTCTTTCAGAAGAGTCCCCAAAACCACAGGCCACCTTTGCTCAGTGGCCACCCTGGGGGCAGAGAAAACTGCTGCGGGCATATGGGCACCAGCAAAAGCCTCGCTTCAGGATTCGTCCATCTGTCCCCTGAGTGCGGGCTCAGGAAAGAGCCATGTCAGGAAAAGGCTGCCCTTGAGAAGGCCCTTAGGCAAAAGCAAGATGCCCAGGTGTTCACGCCTCCACAGCTGGATACCAGCCAGAGATACGCATCTGACTTCCGTAAcattttggaggaggaggaggaggcagtgtgCTTGGATGTGTGGGGCACAGAGGAGCGAGGGCAGAGAAAGGAGCTTGGGCCACAGAGCAGGCAAGGACAGGCTCTGGGGGACAAGCAAGAGTGCCAGCTCCACGAGCCCAGCTCAGTGCAGTGTCCAGCTCCCTCTAGCAAAGTCAGTAAGATGTCCAGGGGTGGCCCCCAACACCCCGGGACGGGGACCAACACTCCAGCCAGGGTCTTTGTGGCCCTCTTTGATTATAATCCCCCAGCCATGTCTGCCAACTCTGAGGCTGCGGAGGAGAAGCTGGCCTTCCGGAAAGGGCAGTTGCTGAGAGTGTGGGGCTCTAGGGACCCCCACGGCTTTTACCACGGCGAGTGCAATGGGCGAGTGGGCACCATCCCTGGGCATCTGGTGGTCGAGGCAGAGGTGGGCATGGAGTGGACTGATAGGGGATGGCATTTGCCCTCTGTGGCCCAACTTGGGGACGCTGGGGGCCTCACCAGCCCCCAGCGTGCCTCCCCTAGTCCCCAAGGGAACTCCAGGAGACCCTCACTGTGGACTCCAAAGACCATGATGGCGGCTCTGGACTATGATCCCCGGGCCGGGCAAGCAGGAGGCCGGGCAAAGGGCAAGCTGGCGCTGAGGGCGGGGGATGTGGTCACGGTCTATGGGCCTGTGGATGACAAGGGATTCTATTACGGAGAGTCAGGCGGCCACAGG from Lemur catta isolate mLemCat1 chromosome 21, mLemCat1.pri, whole genome shotgun sequence encodes the following:
- the LOC123626235 gene encoding RIMS-binding protein 3A-like, with the protein product MTKDSPNPSGGGRALPKKSGGPGPAAAVLEEQRRELEKLRAELEAERARGRAERRHFAAQARQLREAAERERQQLSDHLRSKWEAQRGQELRQLQEEVQREREAEIRQLLRWKEAEMRQLQQLLHRERDGVVRQARELQRQLAEELVNRGYCCRAAAPAVSAAQCRCRLQDVLAQLRWETDGEQAARIRHLQAARDVERQLFLKYILEHFRWHPVFPGPPGPGATHSSEEPLLEISGGAHHTAKPACRLDSLDTLGAGVRVRSRSLDLVSSARSSSPSGLLSTRASSLDSLAPERSRSLDSTLRRPKASVRKEPASSSDTSVSGSQSPSPPPPPLPPPSAHGTSGDPQGREGAESKPCHALTPSSPGLDCRELAKQNSELAEALQVLARRCSDLREENLQLRRAGVSDRADEKVKRLKVKHAELAGLARRLEDRARLLQETNLRAVSAPVPCESRTNLELCQAFARLRARDLSEQASALLAKDKQIEELRQECYLLQARVASGLGSDPHPGDGAACASDLDRLHRQSQREVLRLQRQLTLQQGHGGARAEAGGHSGPCKETRRQVQAMERELGARRRECEELRAQAAAGRRRGEEAEAQLQAALRKGAWLAEENARLQAQADWVQKVAAENSDVRGQLGLLAEQLLQQAASGQDRQQQLQHNLQKALCDLQAARQEIQALQYQPGHPPEQPWEATQAPESQTGSSRRPKSQPRPEDHAQSQPSRDKQEKREAPLEVSPAALGEPAGAPRVPDRVPPSPPPDSRPQARKTSSHSNSSSEVESMWATVPSCPTLDMDTASEVDDLEPDNVSLALEVGGSEASAAPKLKIFLAQYNYNPFEGPNEHPESELPLTAGDYVYIFGDIDEDGFYEGELEDGRRGLVPSNLVEQVPDSNIAGCLPPKSPDLGLTQLSAGQGKAAKEDSLLPEEAQGAVDRGLCQTGKAGPKAEVPIDMSHTETETHQLGSLQSFSRHLRGANGVFCVAPMQLHLHSVTATSAKITWVYSSSSHPHVVYLDDQEHALTPVGVSFYTFHGLRPGTKYQTRVEVRLPGYLLQMPWETMSSTITFDTPLAGPPHPPLDVLVERHASPGLLMVSWLPVTIDSAGSSNGVQVTGYAVYADGLKVSEVADATAGSTLLEFSQLQMPLTCQKVSVRTMSLCGESLDSVPAQVPEDCFPWHQLPETPPFSYTCGDPSTCRITFPVCPQKLALAPLSAKASPHAPGSCREPQAEFLEALPEEPLRRQSLKSNLSSEGECPSSGAGSQAQRLTEAQEGCRKDLLFQKSPQNHRPPLLSGHPGGRENCCGHMGTSKSLASGFVHLSPECGLRKEPCQEKAALEKALRQKQDAQVFTPPQLDTSQRYASDFRNILEEEEEAVCLDVWGTEERGQRKELGPQSRQGQALGDKQECQLHEPSSVQCPAPSSKVSKMSRGGPQHPGTGTNTPARVFVALFDYNPPAMSANSEAAEEKLAFRKGQLLRVWGSRDPHGFYHGECNGRVGTIPGHLVVEAEVGMEWTDRGWHLPSVAQLGDAGGLTSPQRASPSPQGNSRRPSLWTPKTMMAALDYDPRAGQAGGRAKGKLALRAGDVVTVYGPVDDKGFYYGESGGHRGLVPAHLLDHMSLHGE